In one window of Thalassococcus arenae DNA:
- a CDS encoding ABC-F family ATP-binding cassette domain-containing protein: MAPAPLLQLSEIALTFGGDPVFDGLSLVVQPGDRIALVGRNGSGKSTLMKVMAGLVEPDRGDRVLGPGVSAGYMEQDPDLSGFATLGDFAAQDLAPSELYRVERAGAGLKFDPDRPVATASGGERRRAALARLLATDPALMLLDEPTNHLDIEAIGWLEEELRATQAAFVLISHDRRFLTELSRATLWIDRGQVRRLDKGFAAFEDWRDKTWAEEDSARHKLDRRIKAEARWAVEGISARRTRNQGRLRALRDLRADRAAMIRRQGTAAMDFASGPQSGKKVIEARGVTHAFGDRRIVRDLTLTVQRGDRVAFVGPNGVGKTTLIRILTGEIAPDSGTVKLGTNLAMAVFDQTRSQLDPDQSLWDSLTTDPTMRVSGQSDQVMVRGQPKHVVGYLKDFLFDERQARAPVRALSGGEKARLLLARIMAQDSNLLVLDEPTNDLDVETLDLLQDLLGEYDGTVLLVSHDRDFLDRVATTTVAMEGDGRAVVYAGGWSDYRSQRGDGAEPAVTKRAAKPAKADNAPKPKAKPAGLSFTERHRLEALPDEIARIEAEIGKLEGLLADADLFTREPVKFRKATEALTDRQARLAAAEEEWLILAEKAEAAG, translated from the coding sequence ATGGCACCGGCTCCGCTTCTTCAGCTTTCCGAGATTGCGCTGACTTTCGGCGGCGATCCCGTCTTTGACGGGCTCAGCCTGGTCGTGCAGCCCGGCGACCGGATCGCGCTGGTCGGGCGCAACGGATCGGGCAAATCGACGCTGATGAAGGTGATGGCGGGCCTGGTTGAGCCCGATCGCGGCGATCGGGTGCTGGGGCCGGGCGTGAGTGCCGGCTACATGGAGCAGGACCCGGACCTGTCGGGATTCGCGACGCTGGGCGATTTCGCCGCGCAGGATCTGGCGCCGTCCGAGCTGTATCGCGTGGAACGCGCCGGGGCGGGGCTGAAATTCGACCCCGACCGCCCCGTGGCGACGGCGTCGGGCGGTGAGCGGCGCCGCGCGGCGCTGGCGCGGCTTCTGGCGACCGATCCGGCACTGATGCTGCTGGACGAGCCGACCAACCACCTCGATATCGAGGCGATCGGCTGGCTCGAAGAGGAATTGCGCGCGACCCAGGCCGCCTTTGTCCTGATCAGCCACGACCGCCGGTTCCTGACCGAACTCAGCCGCGCGACGCTGTGGATCGACCGCGGCCAGGTGCGGCGTCTGGACAAGGGTTTTGCCGCCTTCGAGGATTGGCGCGACAAGACCTGGGCCGAAGAGGACAGCGCGCGGCACAAGCTGGACCGCAGGATCAAGGCCGAAGCCCGCTGGGCGGTCGAGGGCATCTCGGCGCGGCGCACGCGCAACCAGGGCCGGCTGCGCGCGCTGCGCGACCTGCGCGCCGACCGCGCCGCGATGATCCGCCGGCAGGGCACTGCTGCGATGGACTTCGCGTCCGGCCCGCAATCGGGCAAGAAGGTGATCGAGGCGCGGGGCGTCACCCATGCCTTCGGCGACCGGCGGATCGTGCGCGATCTGACCCTGACGGTGCAGCGCGGCGACCGGGTCGCCTTTGTCGGGCCGAACGGTGTGGGCAAGACCACCCTGATCCGCATCCTGACAGGCGAGATCGCGCCGGACAGCGGCACCGTCAAGCTGGGCACCAACCTGGCGATGGCGGTGTTCGACCAGACCCGGTCGCAGCTCGACCCCGACCAGAGCCTTTGGGACAGCCTGACCACCGACCCCACGATGCGGGTCTCGGGCCAGTCCGATCAGGTGATGGTGCGCGGCCAGCCCAAGCACGTGGTGGGCTATCTCAAGGATTTCCTGTTCGACGAACGCCAGGCCCGGGCGCCGGTGCGGGCGCTGTCGGGGGGCGAAAAGGCGCGGCTGCTGCTGGCGCGGATCATGGCGCAGGACAGCAACCTGCTGGTGCTGGACGAACCGACCAACGATCTCGACGTCGAAACGCTGGACCTGTTGCAGGACCTGCTGGGCGAGTATGACGGCACCGTGCTGCTGGTCAGCCACGACCGCGATTTCCTGGACCGCGTAGCCACGACCACGGTTGCGATGGAAGGCGACGGCCGAGCGGTGGTCTATGCCGGCGGGTGGAGCGATTACCGCAGCCAGCGCGGAGATGGCGCCGAGCCGGCCGTCACGAAGCGGGCCGCGAAACCGGCCAAGGCCGACAACGCACCCAAGCCAAAGGCGAAACCCGCGGGGCTGTCCTTTACCGAACGGCACCGGCTGGAGGCTCTGCCCGACGAGATCGCGCGGATCGAAGCCGAGATCGGCAAGCTGGAAGGACTGCTGGCCGATGCCGATCTGTTCACCCGCGAGCCGGTCAAGTTCCGCAAGGCGACCGAGGCGCTGACGGACCGGCAGGCGCGTCTGGCCGCGGCCGAAGAGGAATGGCTCATCCTGGCGGAGAAGGCCGAGGCGGCGGGCTGA
- a CDS encoding AbrB family transcriptional regulator gives MTTRRITLLTLALMAVGAVGGWLASVAHLPLPWLLGSLAVTALLQPLPPIDRALGPYRYPMTLRSFFVALIGVMIGSQVTPELLGLVAALPWTLAGLFVFVLLAHGGNFVIFRQFGGYDRPTAFYSGTPGGLMESILMGEEAGADTRILTAQQFLRIIIVVTLLPLGLSLWLGRPVGSASGLAGDVAATSIAPPQLVLILCTAAIGLWLGRRLRLPAAQLTGPLVLASAASLTGSLDLHLPYWLIALAQLAIGVSLGIRFRGLDLALLRRSFGLSLVSVGFMMALGAGFAAALTAVTDLPFLHLLVSYAPGGVAEMSVVALSLAASPALVSLHHILRILLTVVEMGVLARLLRISPPPRPSPPG, from the coding sequence ATGACGACGCGACGCATCACCCTGCTGACCCTCGCGCTCATGGCGGTCGGCGCCGTGGGCGGCTGGCTGGCATCCGTGGCGCATCTGCCGCTGCCCTGGCTTCTGGGCAGCCTGGCGGTCACCGCACTGCTGCAGCCGCTGCCGCCGATCGACCGCGCACTCGGCCCCTACCGCTATCCGATGACCCTGCGCAGCTTTTTCGTCGCGCTGATCGGGGTGATGATCGGCAGCCAGGTCACGCCGGAATTGCTGGGGCTCGTCGCGGCGTTGCCATGGACGCTGGCCGGTCTGTTCGTCTTCGTCCTGCTGGCCCATGGCGGCAATTTCGTCATCTTCCGCCAGTTCGGCGGCTACGACCGGCCCACCGCCTTCTATTCGGGCACACCCGGCGGGCTGATGGAAAGCATCCTGATGGGCGAAGAGGCCGGGGCCGACACGCGAATCCTGACGGCCCAGCAATTCCTGCGGATCATCATCGTGGTGACGCTGCTGCCTCTGGGCCTGTCGCTGTGGCTGGGCCGACCGGTGGGCAGTGCGTCGGGCCTGGCCGGCGATGTCGCCGCCACGTCGATCGCGCCGCCGCAGCTTGTGCTGATCCTTTGCACGGCCGCCATCGGCCTGTGGCTGGGTCGCCGGCTGCGCCTGCCTGCGGCCCAGTTGACCGGGCCGTTGGTGCTGGCCTCGGCGGCCAGCCTGACCGGTTCGCTGGACCTGCACCTGCCCTATTGGTTGATCGCGCTGGCGCAACTGGCCATCGGCGTCAGCCTGGGCATTCGGTTCCGCGGGCTGGACCTGGCGCTGCTGCGCCGGTCGTTCGGGCTGAGCCTGGTCTCGGTCGGGTTCATGATGGCGCTTGGCGCGGGGTTCGCCGCGGCGCTGACGGCGGTGACCGACCTGCCTTTCCTGCACCTGCTGGTCAGCTATGCGCCCGGCGGCGTGGCCGAAATGTCGGTGGTGGCGCTGAGCCTGGCCGCCAGCCCCGCGCTGGTCAGCCTGCATCACATCCTGCGCATCCTGCTCACGGTGGTCGAGATGGGCGTGCTGGCACGGCTGTTGCGGATCAGCCCGCCGCCTCGGCCTTCTCCGCCAGGATGA
- a CDS encoding acetoin utilization protein AcuC encodes MTLFIGSPIYRGSRYGTRHPLSIERVPAVIDLCRALGWLGPERYRTSPRAKPEALCRFHTEDYVAALMQAEMAGAVSDTVRRRYGLGTLSNPVFAEMFRRPATAVGGGLLAAELVAPGGAVFNPGGGTHHGLADRAAGFCYLNEPVLTIKRLLEMGLARVAYVDIDAHHGDGVEVAFSGSDSVRMISVHEGGRWPFTGALEDDGGGAAFNLPVPRDFNDDEFSFVLQELVVPAVVDFRPDAVFLQCGADALAEDPLSRLRLSNNAHVEAVRELRPLAPRLIVSGGGGYNPWSVARCWTRVWAELSGQDVPERLAPQAQNVLAGLGWHRKARPDPALLTTLADPPRPGPVRDAVRAAVARLRDRL; translated from the coding sequence ATGACGCTTTTCATCGGCTCTCCGATCTATCGCGGTTCGCGCTATGGCACCCGGCACCCGCTGTCGATCGAACGGGTGCCCGCGGTGATCGACCTGTGCCGCGCCCTGGGCTGGCTTGGGCCAGAGCGATACCGGACTTCGCCGCGCGCCAAGCCAGAGGCGCTTTGTCGTTTTCATACAGAGGATTACGTCGCGGCCTTGATGCAGGCCGAGATGGCGGGCGCGGTGTCGGATACGGTGCGTCGGCGCTATGGGTTGGGCACCTTGTCGAACCCGGTCTTCGCCGAGATGTTCCGCCGGCCGGCGACGGCGGTGGGCGGCGGGTTGCTGGCGGCGGAACTGGTGGCGCCGGGCGGTGCGGTCTTCAACCCCGGTGGCGGCACCCATCATGGGCTGGCCGACCGCGCGGCGGGCTTTTGCTATCTCAACGAGCCGGTTCTGACGATCAAGCGGTTGCTCGAGATGGGGCTGGCGCGCGTTGCCTATGTCGATATCGACGCCCATCACGGCGACGGGGTCGAGGTGGCCTTTTCCGGGTCCGACAGCGTGCGGATGATCTCGGTGCACGAGGGCGGGCGCTGGCCCTTCACCGGCGCGCTGGAGGATGACGGCGGTGGTGCAGCCTTCAACCTGCCGGTGCCGCGCGATTTCAACGACGACGAGTTTTCCTTTGTATTGCAGGAGCTTGTCGTACCGGCGGTTGTGGATTTCCGGCCCGACGCGGTCTTCTTGCAATGCGGAGCGGATGCGCTGGCCGAAGACCCCTTGTCGCGGTTGCGCCTGTCCAACAATGCCCATGTCGAGGCGGTCCGGGAATTGCGGCCGCTGGCGCCGCGGCTGATCGTGTCGGGCGGCGGCGGCTACAACCCGTGGAGCGTGGCGCGATGCTGGACGCGGGTCTGGGCGGAATTGTCGGGGCAGGACGTGCCGGAGCGTCTTGCGCCCCAGGCGCAGAACGTGCTGGCGGGGCTTGGCTGGCACCGCAAGGCGCGGCCCGATCCGGCGCTGCTGACAACGCTTGCCGATCCGCCCCGCCCCGGTCCCGTGCGCGACGCGGTGCGCGCGGCCGTTGCCCGCTTGCGGGATCGGCTGTGA